One stretch of Opisthocomus hoazin isolate bOpiHoa1 chromosome 18, bOpiHoa1.hap1, whole genome shotgun sequence DNA includes these proteins:
- the ROMO1 gene encoding reactive oxygen species modulator 1, with product MPVTVGPYGQSQPSCFDRVKMGFMMGFAVGMAAGALFGTFSCLRIGMRGRELMGGVGKTMLQSGGTFGTFMAIGMGIRC from the exons ATGCCGGTGACCGTGGGCCCGTACGGGCAGTCGCAGCCCAGCTGCTTTGACAGGGTGAAGATGGGCTTCATGATGGGCTTCGCCGTCGGCATGGCGGCCGGAGCGCTCTTCGGCACCTTCTCCTGCCTCAG GATTGGCATGAGAGGACGAGAGCTGATGGGTGGAGTTGGCAAAACGATGCTGCAAAGCGGTGGGACGTTTGGGACATTCATGGCCATTGGCATGGGGATCCGCTGCTAA
- the NFS1 gene encoding cysteine desulfurase, which yields MLLWRRLAALRAGPAPRRLSAAAPGAAAGQGAAPGAGRSGDAGAPRPLYLDAQATTALDPRVLDSMLPYLTAYYGNPHSRTHAYGWESEAAMEKARRQVADLIGADSREIIFTSGATESNNMAIKGVARFYKSRKKHIITTQTEHKCVLDSCRSLETEGFRVTYLPVKKNGLIDLKELEAAFQPDTSLVSVMTVNNEIGVKQPIQDIGEICRAHKVFFHTDAAQAVGKIPMDVNSMKIDLMSISGHKIYGPKGVGAIYVRRRPRVRLEPLQSGGGQERGLRSGTVPTPLAVGLGAACEVAQQEMEYDHKRISQLAERLVTKIMREVPDVVMNGDREHRYPGCINLSFAYVEGESLLMALKDVALSSGSACTSASLEPSYVLRAIGADEDLAHSSIRFGIGRFTTEEEVDYTVQKCIQHVKRLREMSPLWEMVQDGIDLKSIKWTQH from the exons ATGCTGCTGTGGCGGCGCCTGGCGGCCCTGCGggcgggccccgcgccccggcggctCTCGGCGGCCGCGCCGGGAGCGGCAGCGGGACAgggagcggcaccgggagcgg GGCGGAGCGGCGACGCCGGCGCCCCGCGGCCGCTGTACCTGGACGCGCAGGCCACCACCGCGCTG GATCCCCGGGTGCTGGACAGCATGCTGCCGTACCTGACAGCATACTATGGCAACCCCCACTCCCGGACCCACGCCTACGGCTGGGAGAGCGAGGCCGCCATGGAGAAGGCGAGGCGG CAAGTTGCGGATTTAATAGGAGCCGATTCAAGGGAAATTATATTTACCAGTGGTGCAACAGAATCAAATAATATGGCAATTAAG GGTGTTGCAAGGTTCTATAAATCCAGAAAAAAGCATATCATTACTACGCAAACAGAGCACAAGTGCGTCTTGGATTCTTGCCGTTCCTTGGAGACAGAAGGTTTTCGGGTCACCTatcttcctgttaaaaaaaatgggCTCATAGATTTGAAG GAGCTGGAGGCCGCGTTCCAGCCGGATACAAGTCTGGTTTCTGTAATGACCGTGAATAATGAAATCGGAGTAAAGCAGCCAATTCAGGACATTG GTGAGATCTGCCGCGCGCATAAGGTTTTCTTCCACACAGACGCTGCACAAGCAGTTGGTAAAATTCCGATGGATGTCAACAGCATGAAAATTGATCTCATGAGCATCAGCGGCCATAAAATTTATGGGCCCAAAG GGGTTGGTGCCATCTATGTTCGCCGACGGCCACGCGTCAGGCTGGAACCCCTGCAAAGTGGGGGAGGCCAGGAGAGAGGACTGCGGTCTGGGACCGTGCCCACCCCGCTAGCAGTCGGCCTGGGGGCAGCGTGTGAAGTTGCACAGCAAGAGATGGAG TATGACCATAAGCGAATCTCACAACTGGCAGAACGACTGGTTACAAAAATCATGCGTGAAGTTCCTGATGTGGTTATGAATGGAGATAGAGAGCATCGCTATCCAG gaTGCATCAATTTATCTTTTGCATATGTGGAAGGGGAGAGTCTTCTGATGGCTCTGAAAGACGTGGCTCTGTCTTCGGGAAG TGCTTGCACGTCAGCTTCTCTGGAGCCTTCCTATGTTTTGCGGGCGATCGGAGCAGATGAAGACTTGGCTCATTCGTCTATAAG atttggcaTTGGTCGTTTCACTACGGAGGAAGAAGTAGATTACACAGTGCAGAAGTGCATACAGCATGTTAAGAGGCTGAGGGAAATGAG CCCCCTCTGGGAAATGGTGCAGGATGGAATTGACCTCAAAAGCATTAAATGGACTCAGCACTGA